Proteins from a single region of Gemmatimonadaceae bacterium:
- a CDS encoding PDZ domain-containing protein encodes MIAPYAIVHAADDWIQLGGELELRDIRPNGPAAAQVRDGDMLVAVDGALITTREGSEHLFDARPGLPLRLTIRRSGRDREVVIVPTGGELAKAKSLASEPAVAGSPVQTGGAPRAHAPGWLGIGLSCQCTVQSSQHGAEIWSFGKAPVVFAVRADGPAARAGVRAGDIVESIGGILLTTPEGGRRWSAIAPGQSVRLGIRRGQTKITLVVVAAER; translated from the coding sequence ATGATCGCGCCGTACGCGATCGTGCATGCGGCCGACGACTGGATCCAGCTCGGGGGAGAGCTCGAACTCCGAGACATCCGGCCGAACGGGCCGGCGGCGGCACAGGTGCGCGATGGCGACATGCTGGTCGCCGTGGACGGTGCGCTCATCACCACACGCGAGGGAAGTGAGCATCTCTTCGACGCGCGGCCGGGCCTCCCGCTCCGCTTGACGATTCGCCGTAGCGGGCGCGACCGGGAGGTCGTCATCGTGCCGACGGGCGGGGAGTTGGCGAAGGCGAAGTCACTCGCTTCGGAGCCCGCGGTGGCGGGGTCGCCGGTGCAAACCGGCGGCGCGCCCCGCGCCCACGCGCCGGGGTGGCTCGGCATCGGTCTGTCGTGCCAGTGCACGGTGCAATCGAGCCAGCACGGGGCGGAAATCTGGTCGTTCGGGAAGGCGCCCGTCGTGTTCGCGGTCCGCGCCGATGGGCCCGCGGCGCGGGCAGGGGTTCGCGCCGGGGATATCGTGGAGAGTATCGGCGGCATTTTGCTCACCACGCCCGAAGGCGGACGGCGGTGGAGCGCGATCGCGCCCGGTCAGTCGGTGCGACTTGGCATTCGCCGCGGTCAGACGAAGATCACCCTCGTCGTGGTCGCTGCCGAGCGCTGA
- a CDS encoding sigma-70 family RNA polymerase sigma factor — protein sequence MKALPDASDRALARQYLDGSEAAFRQLYRRHTPRMRGVVLRLLGHTAHEVDDVVQESWLRACAALDRFRWESTLSTWLCGIGAHAALEVLRRNERWAGDAALEFVADGAPPPGDGLDVTRALDALPPRQRAVMVLHDLEGYTHDEIAALMGIVPGTSKSQLTHARNAMRSALR from the coding sequence ATGAAGGCACTTCCCGATGCCTCTGATCGGGCGCTCGCCCGGCAGTACCTCGACGGATCCGAGGCCGCGTTCCGGCAACTCTATCGCCGGCACACGCCGCGGATGCGGGGCGTGGTACTGCGATTGCTCGGCCACACCGCCCATGAGGTGGACGACGTGGTGCAGGAGAGTTGGCTGCGCGCGTGCGCAGCGCTCGACCGCTTCCGTTGGGAATCGACCCTCTCCACCTGGCTTTGTGGCATCGGCGCGCACGCCGCGCTCGAGGTGCTGCGCCGCAACGAGCGGTGGGCCGGTGACGCGGCGCTGGAGTTCGTCGCCGACGGTGCCCCGCCGCCGGGCGACGGCCTCGACGTGACGAGGGCCCTGGACGCGCTGCCACCACGGCAGCGCGCCGTCATGGTCCTGCACGATCTTGAGGGATACACCCACGACGAAATCGCCGCGCTCATGGGAATTGTTCCCGGCACGTCGAAGAGTCAACTCACTCACGCGCGCAACGCGATGCGGAGCGCGCTCCGCTGA
- a CDS encoding ATP-binding cassette domain-containing protein — MTFAPREVLRADSIVVTFGDRRVLTAATLRAEAGEVVVLFGRNGAGKSTLLHVAAGLRPATSGAVHFQGEVYLRPSLAHLARHGMFLLPDRDLLSGNLTLRRHMSLFAARFDRPLIEQAAALVGLTERLDQRADACSGGERRLAEVALAWLRGPTCLLADEPYRDVAPIVGDTLSRVFREMADAGCAVVLSGHDSETLLGIADRVVWCTAGTTYELGDAEHARRDPRFVADYLGMRGPPLPPGRPEPPADRPLEDF, encoded by the coding sequence ATGACCTTCGCGCCGCGAGAAGTCCTCCGGGCCGACAGCATCGTCGTCACATTCGGCGATCGCAGGGTCCTCACCGCGGCTACGCTGCGCGCCGAAGCCGGGGAAGTGGTGGTCCTGTTCGGGCGCAACGGGGCCGGCAAGTCCACGCTGCTCCACGTCGCCGCCGGACTCCGACCTGCCACCAGTGGGGCCGTGCATTTCCAGGGGGAAGTCTACCTCCGTCCGTCGCTCGCACATCTCGCACGCCACGGGATGTTTCTCCTTCCCGACCGGGATCTTCTATCGGGCAACCTGACGCTTCGTCGGCACATGAGCCTCTTCGCGGCACGTTTCGATCGTCCGCTAATCGAGCAGGCCGCGGCCTTGGTGGGCCTCACAGAGCGGCTGGACCAGCGCGCCGATGCGTGCTCAGGTGGAGAACGACGTCTTGCCGAAGTCGCCCTCGCGTGGCTGCGCGGGCCGACTTGCCTGCTCGCCGACGAGCCATACCGGGATGTCGCGCCGATCGTCGGTGATACGCTGTCACGGGTCTTCCGCGAAATGGCGGATGCTGGATGCGCCGTAGTGCTCAGTGGACACGACAGCGAGACGCTGCTAGGCATCGCTGATCGCGTGGTGTGGTGCACCGCGGGGACGACCTATGAACTCGGTGACGCCGAGCACGCGCGCCGCGATCCTCGCTTTGTGGCTGATTATCTGGGGATGCGTGGCCCGCCGCTGCCCCCCGGGCGGCCCGAACCGCCAGCGGATCGGCCCCTTGAGGATTTCTGA
- a CDS encoding ADOP family duplicated permease, with translation MDGLRQDVVYVARSLARSPGLTAAIVITLALGLGTNAAIFSFLDQVFLQAPAGVASPGRVHRLWIEQPRGNSRVPSISQALSYHEYRVLDAALADQAQLALYALRTAVPLGRGDASATATVAYTTANYFTVLGVQPMIGRAFADAEADVHAPSRVVVISDAFWHRELGAASGAVGTMLTIDGHQYAVVGIAPAHFSGIDLQHVDLWLPLGTFPTHNVGRAPFWESNATIAFSAFGRWAPHADRQVLEARATDAFRHTPRTDFSTSPTAQLSFRSIIEARGPGSRPQEVTLAVRLAVVAIIILFIAGANAINLLLARAMARRREVAVRLALGISRARLARLFVVEGVLLSLAAGAAAVLSAQTTAALVRGLLLPGTEFADGSLSWHVIAFTVGLSLIAGIVAGLVPALQATEPDLARSLRVTLREGVQGRALLPKALVGAQAALSVLLLVGAALCVLSLTNIEQLHIGFDVPRLAYASVQFPAGARPDTVAFTSGMRAAGERLRGAPGVEAVAFAWDEPMRRFGTVKFYTATDSSDSGTEPVPTGSYVSADYFKAIGVPVLRGRSFGDQAQGNSAAAVVVNQTLARTFWPGQDPIGQCIYLQTRQSPCATIVGVVGDAIRERLTEQRAPQLYLPIFQSMRGARPPQVMVIRADPKRLAAVMAQTRSTLRQAFPGGEPGVVRMADRLAPQYHPWELGASLFSVFGGLAMVIAGLGIYSTVSYSVTQRVHELGVRMALGADAADLMRDVIGRGLRPVMSGAVVGAVLSLAGGRFVASRLYGTAPWNPAVIASVVLTLLGAGLVAASIPAWRAAHIDPVRTLNAD, from the coding sequence ATGGATGGGTTGCGCCAGGATGTCGTCTATGTGGCGCGCTCACTCGCTCGCTCGCCCGGGCTCACCGCCGCAATCGTGATAACTCTCGCGCTCGGGTTGGGGACCAACGCAGCGATCTTTTCGTTTCTCGACCAGGTGTTCCTCCAGGCGCCTGCCGGGGTTGCTTCCCCGGGGCGTGTGCATCGCCTCTGGATCGAGCAGCCCAGGGGAAACAGTCGCGTGCCATCCATCTCGCAGGCGTTGAGCTACCACGAGTACCGCGTGCTCGATGCGGCGCTCGCCGATCAGGCGCAGCTCGCCCTGTACGCGTTGCGGACGGCGGTCCCGCTCGGGCGAGGCGATGCGTCGGCGACCGCGACGGTCGCGTACACGACCGCGAACTATTTCACCGTGCTCGGCGTTCAGCCGATGATCGGACGTGCATTTGCCGATGCCGAAGCCGACGTGCACGCGCCGAGCCGGGTGGTCGTCATCAGCGACGCGTTCTGGCACCGGGAGCTTGGCGCGGCCTCGGGCGCCGTCGGCACGATGCTGACCATCGACGGTCACCAGTATGCCGTTGTCGGTATCGCGCCCGCACACTTCAGCGGCATCGACTTGCAGCACGTGGACCTCTGGCTGCCTCTGGGCACCTTCCCGACTCACAACGTGGGCCGAGCGCCCTTCTGGGAATCGAACGCGACGATTGCCTTCTCGGCGTTCGGGCGCTGGGCGCCTCACGCCGACCGCCAGGTCCTTGAGGCCCGCGCGACCGATGCATTTCGCCACACGCCACGGACTGACTTTTCGACGAGCCCCACGGCGCAGCTGTCCTTCAGATCGATCATCGAGGCGCGGGGGCCGGGCAGCCGGCCGCAGGAGGTGACGCTCGCCGTTCGCCTGGCGGTCGTCGCGATCATCATTCTATTCATCGCGGGCGCCAACGCCATCAACCTCCTGCTGGCCCGCGCCATGGCCCGACGTCGCGAAGTGGCCGTCAGACTGGCACTCGGCATCAGCCGCGCGCGTCTCGCGCGCTTGTTCGTTGTGGAAGGCGTGCTCCTATCGCTCGCAGCCGGAGCCGCCGCCGTGCTGTCGGCACAGACTACGGCCGCCTTGGTTCGGGGACTGCTGCTACCGGGCACGGAGTTCGCCGACGGCTCGCTCAGTTGGCACGTGATCGCGTTCACCGTTGGGCTGTCGCTCATTGCGGGAATAGTGGCCGGCCTGGTGCCCGCGCTTCAGGCGACCGAACCGGACCTGGCCCGGTCGCTCAGGGTGACTCTGCGCGAAGGAGTCCAGGGACGCGCGCTGCTGCCCAAAGCACTCGTTGGTGCGCAGGCGGCACTCTCCGTTCTGCTCCTGGTCGGCGCCGCGTTGTGTGTGCTCAGCCTCACCAATATCGAGCAGTTGCACATCGGGTTTGATGTTCCGCGCCTGGCGTACGCGTCCGTGCAGTTCCCTGCGGGTGCGCGCCCGGACACCGTCGCCTTCACGAGCGGCATGCGCGCCGCGGGGGAACGGCTGCGCGGGGCGCCGGGGGTCGAGGCGGTGGCCTTCGCGTGGGACGAGCCCATGCGGCGGTTTGGCACCGTCAAGTTCTATACGGCCACGGACTCGTCCGACTCCGGAACCGAGCCGGTGCCGACCGGCAGCTACGTCTCGGCGGACTACTTCAAGGCCATCGGGGTGCCCGTGTTGCGAGGCCGCAGCTTTGGGGACCAGGCGCAGGGCAACTCGGCAGCCGCGGTCGTCGTGAACCAGACCCTGGCACGTACCTTCTGGCCCGGGCAGGACCCGATCGGTCAGTGTATCTACCTGCAAACGCGGCAAAGTCCGTGCGCGACCATCGTCGGAGTGGTCGGTGACGCCATTCGCGAGCGGCTCACAGAACAGCGCGCGCCGCAGCTGTACTTGCCGATCTTTCAGTCCATGCGGGGCGCACGACCGCCCCAGGTCATGGTGATTCGTGCCGATCCCAAGCGCCTGGCCGCAGTGATGGCACAGACCCGGAGTACCCTTCGCCAAGCGTTCCCCGGCGGCGAGCCCGGCGTGGTGCGCATGGCGGATCGGCTCGCGCCGCAATATCACCCGTGGGAACTCGGGGCCAGCTTGTTCAGCGTGTTCGGTGGGCTCGCCATGGTAATCGCAGGATTGGGCATCTACAGCACCGTGTCGTACTCGGTCACCCAACGCGTGCACGAACTTGGAGTTCGCATGGCCCTGGGCGCGGATGCTGCCGATCTGATGCGGGACGTGATTGGGCGGGGGCTCCGGCCCGTGATGAGCGGCGCGGTAGTCGGTGCCGTGCTGTCGCTCGCCGGTGGGCGGTTCGTCGCGTCGCGTCTCTACGGCACGGCCCCATGGAACCCTGCCGTCATCGCGTCCGTCGTGCTCACACTGCTTGGGGCCGGACTCGTCGCGGCGTCGATTCCGGCGTGGCGCGCGGCACACATCGATCCGGTGCGAACGCTGAATGCGGACTGA